In the Chlorobium limicola DSM 245 genome, one interval contains:
- the xseA gene encoding exodeoxyribonuclease VII large subunit produces MGDVTLSVSELTFRIKSELESIFPVVRVKGEISNCKRHSSGHTYLTLKDDQAQIPAVIWKNTGTRISFDLRDGMEVIAEGRLEVYPPSGRYQLICSSVTEAGQGQLQQAFAMLLQKLAKAGYFNAERKKKIPAIPETIGIITSPTGAVIEDMGRVIERRFPAVRILLFPVRVQGDDAAREVKRGIDYFNNPADPRHRADVLIVARGGGSMEDLQAFNEEMVAEAIYRSSVPVISAVGHETDITIADMVADLRAGTPSIAAELAVPDRGDLLKTIENQQMRQSALMQAKLDGAKMEIDSLRQSYAFNRPLMQLQQLSEKAESFPELLDLAVRRKWLQKATEFAAANQQLALLDYRKILQRGYALVKKETRFITGSCELGLSDRADILFHDGSVAVTVTGPPTS; encoded by the coding sequence ATGGGCGATGTCACGCTCTCTGTCAGTGAACTGACCTTCCGGATTAAATCCGAGCTTGAAAGCATCTTCCCCGTGGTGCGCGTCAAGGGCGAAATTTCGAATTGCAAACGACACAGCTCGGGTCACACCTACCTGACCCTGAAGGATGACCAGGCACAGATACCTGCGGTAATCTGGAAAAACACCGGAACCCGGATCAGCTTCGATCTCCGTGACGGCATGGAGGTGATCGCTGAAGGACGACTGGAGGTGTACCCGCCTTCAGGGCGCTATCAGCTTATCTGCTCCTCGGTAACCGAAGCCGGTCAGGGGCAGCTGCAGCAGGCGTTCGCCATGCTGCTCCAGAAACTCGCAAAGGCCGGCTATTTCAACGCGGAAAGAAAGAAAAAAATACCGGCAATACCCGAAACCATCGGCATTATCACCTCGCCGACCGGAGCCGTGATCGAGGACATGGGCAGGGTGATCGAACGGCGTTTTCCTGCCGTTCGGATTCTGCTCTTTCCCGTCAGGGTACAGGGCGACGATGCGGCGCGCGAGGTGAAAAGAGGCATCGACTACTTCAACAATCCGGCCGATCCGCGACACCGCGCGGATGTGCTGATCGTTGCCCGTGGCGGCGGATCCATGGAAGATCTCCAGGCATTCAACGAAGAGATGGTGGCCGAAGCCATCTACCGCTCATCGGTTCCGGTCATCAGTGCCGTCGGCCATGAAACCGATATCACCATAGCTGACATGGTGGCCGATCTCCGTGCGGGAACTCCGTCGATTGCAGCGGAACTTGCCGTACCCGACAGGGGAGATCTGCTGAAAACCATTGAAAACCAGCAGATGCGCCAGAGCGCCCTGATGCAGGCAAAGCTCGATGGCGCGAAAATGGAGATCGACTCCCTTCGGCAGAGCTACGCATTCAACCGGCCGCTGATGCAGCTGCAGCAGTTGTCGGAAAAAGCCGAAAGCTTTCCGGAACTGCTTGACCTGGCCGTCAGGAGGAAATGGCTGCAGAAGGCGACGGAGTTTGCCGCTGCCAACCAGCAGCTTGCCCTGCTCGATTACCGGAAAATTCTTCAACGGGGCTACGCTCTGGTAAAAAAAGAGACCCGATTCATAACCGGTTCATGCGAACTCGGGCTCTCCGACCGTGCGGACATTCTCTTTCATGACGGAAGTGTTGCCGTAACGGTCACCGGCCCGCCGACCTCCTGA
- the kdsB gene encoding 3-deoxy-manno-octulosonate cytidylyltransferase: MNAVILIPARLDSSRLPKKMLADLDGEPLIVRTWRQALLSNHAVRVVVATDSPEIAGALEAYGAEVMMTSPHARCGTERIAEAARSIDADVFLNLQGDEPLIDPRNIDLCLEPFLADNPPDCSTLVYPLLPEDFQQIDDPNVVKVVLDRNGNALYFSRSPVPFQREVYAATQFYRHIGLYAFSAEVLQHYASLPPSMLEKAESLEQLRLLENGFSIRCVTTTVDHPGVNTPEDLDLVRRMLRRSAGR; the protein is encoded by the coding sequence ATGAATGCCGTTATCCTGATTCCTGCGCGGCTCGATTCGAGCCGGCTTCCGAAGAAGATGCTTGCCGACCTTGACGGCGAACCGCTGATCGTGCGTACCTGGCGTCAGGCGCTGCTGTCGAACCATGCCGTGCGGGTCGTCGTGGCTACAGACAGCCCGGAGATAGCCGGGGCTCTCGAAGCGTACGGCGCGGAAGTGATGATGACGTCGCCTCACGCCCGTTGCGGTACCGAACGTATCGCCGAAGCGGCGCGAAGCATCGATGCGGACGTTTTTCTCAATCTGCAGGGTGATGAGCCGCTGATCGATCCCCGGAATATCGATCTCTGTCTGGAACCGTTTCTTGCCGATAATCCGCCGGACTGTTCCACTCTGGTCTATCCGCTTCTGCCGGAGGATTTTCAGCAGATCGATGATCCCAATGTCGTCAAGGTCGTACTCGACAGAAACGGCAATGCGCTCTATTTTTCACGGAGTCCGGTGCCCTTTCAGCGGGAGGTGTATGCCGCGACGCAGTTCTACCGCCATATAGGGCTCTACGCATTCTCTGCCGAAGTCCTGCAGCACTATGCTTCGCTGCCCCCTTCGATGCTGGAAAAAGCCGAATCGCTCGAACAGCTCCGACTGCTGGAAAACGGATTCAGCATTCGATGCGTCACTACAACCGTCGATCATCCGGGGGTCAATACCCCTGAAGATCTCGATCTGGTCCGCAGAATGCTCAGGAGGTCGGCGGGCCGGTGA
- the dtd gene encoding D-aminoacyl-tRNA deacylase, translating into MRAVVQRVLSASVAAGSSRHSEIGRGLLVLLGVAQGDTELEAEWMSRKIVQLRIFDDAAGRMNLPVRDTGGDILLVSQFTLYGDASRGNRPGFSGSADFEKARPLYEKAVRSIEQHLGKPVMTGWYGEAMQVALINDGPVTLILDTPQRL; encoded by the coding sequence ATGAGAGCCGTCGTTCAGAGAGTTCTTTCGGCTTCGGTCGCCGCCGGAAGCAGCCGCCATTCGGAAATCGGTCGAGGTCTGCTGGTGCTGCTTGGTGTGGCTCAGGGCGATACCGAACTGGAAGCGGAATGGATGAGCCGGAAAATAGTGCAGCTCAGAATTTTTGACGACGCAGCCGGCAGAATGAACCTTCCGGTTCGCGATACCGGCGGCGATATTCTTCTGGTTTCGCAGTTTACCCTTTATGGCGATGCAAGCCGCGGGAACCGTCCGGGTTTTTCCGGTTCCGCTGATTTTGAAAAAGCCCGCCCTCTCTATGAAAAAGCCGTTCGATCGATCGAGCAGCATCTTGGAAAGCCCGTTATGACGGGCTGGTATGGTGAAGCCATGCAGGTTGCGCTCATCAACGACGGTCCGGTAACCCTGATTCTCGATACACCGCAACGATTATGA
- a CDS encoding DUF167 domain-containing protein — MELSEKNGAVLFQVKAQPRSSKSRITGAYDRGVKVTLKAAPVDDAANEECCALFAKVFGFPVSRLCIVSGRSSRNKTLRVEGTSAEEVSRLLRPYIGGEGV; from the coding sequence GTGGAACTTTCCGAAAAGAACGGCGCGGTACTTTTTCAGGTAAAGGCGCAGCCCCGGTCGTCGAAAAGCCGGATAACGGGCGCCTATGACAGGGGAGTGAAAGTGACCCTCAAGGCGGCGCCGGTCGACGATGCCGCAAACGAGGAGTGCTGTGCACTGTTTGCAAAAGTCTTCGGGTTTCCGGTTTCGAGACTCTGCATCGTTTCCGGCAGAAGTTCCCGGAACAAAACCCTCAGGGTCGAGGGCACGAGTGCGGAAGAGGTTTCACGCCTGCTCCGGCCCTATATCGGCGGGGAGGGCGTCTGA
- the gatC gene encoding Asp-tRNA(Asn)/Glu-tRNA(Gln) amidotransferase subunit GatC yields MSVTRDDVAYIAALSRLQFSDEEMATMTTELNSILHYVEKLNEIDTDGVEPLSGIHDQMNVLRDDVEKESIATALALQNAPDRQDRFFKVPKVIG; encoded by the coding sequence ATGTCCGTTACAAGAGATGATGTCGCCTATATAGCCGCTCTTTCGCGGCTGCAGTTCAGCGACGAAGAAATGGCGACCATGACCACGGAGCTCAACAGCATTCTTCACTACGTGGAAAAACTCAACGAAATCGATACTGATGGCGTCGAGCCGCTCAGCGGCATTCATGATCAGATGAATGTGCTCAGGGACGATGTTGAAAAAGAATCCATCGCAACAGCCCTGGCCCTGCAGAACGCCCCTGACAGGCAGGACCGTTTCTTCAAGGTTCCGAAAGTCATCGGATAG
- a CDS encoding citrate synthase: MTVTETGNSLTIVDNRTGKSYEVPIENGSINTMELRKIKVSEEDFGLLGYDPGYLNTASCKSRITYIDGDKGILRYRGYPIEQLAEKSTFLETAYLLIKGELPDKERLAVWTYNIRHHTMTHNNIVKFMDGFRYDAHPMGILVGTVGALSTFYRDAKDIRNEDSRKLQVRRLIGKIPTLAAMSFRHSMGFPYVMPDNDLSYAGNFLSMMFKMTELRYKPNPVLERALDVLFILHADHEQNCSTSSLRAVASSGVDPFSAIAAGCAALYGPLHGGANEAVIRMLMKIGSIDKIPEFIQSVKDGDGRLMGFGHRVYKNYDPRAKIIKDIAFEVFEETGRNPMLDIALELERIALEDDYFVSRKLYPNVDFYSGLIYQAMGFPMDMFPVLFAIGRIPGWLAQWIEHVKDDEQKIARPRQIYLGEDERQFIAMADRPKTRLDEQMAGICRL, from the coding sequence ATGACGGTTACAGAGACAGGAAATTCGCTGACAATCGTTGATAACCGGACAGGAAAATCTTATGAGGTTCCGATCGAAAACGGTTCCATCAACACGATGGAACTTCGTAAAATCAAGGTTTCCGAAGAGGATTTCGGGTTGCTGGGATACGATCCGGGGTATCTGAATACCGCATCCTGTAAAAGCAGAATTACCTACATTGACGGCGACAAGGGGATTCTTCGCTATCGGGGATACCCGATCGAGCAGCTTGCCGAAAAGAGCACGTTTCTTGAAACGGCATATCTGCTCATCAAGGGAGAACTGCCCGACAAGGAGCGTCTGGCGGTATGGACCTACAACATCCGCCACCATACCATGACGCACAACAATATCGTGAAATTCATGGACGGCTTCCGTTACGACGCCCATCCGATGGGAATACTGGTTGGAACGGTAGGCGCGCTCTCGACCTTCTACCGCGACGCGAAGGATATCCGGAACGAAGATTCCCGGAAACTGCAGGTTCGCAGGCTGATCGGCAAGATTCCGACGCTTGCTGCCATGAGTTTCAGGCACAGCATGGGATTTCCCTATGTAATGCCGGATAATGATCTCAGTTATGCGGGGAACTTTCTTTCGATGATGTTCAAGATGACGGAGCTTCGATACAAGCCGAATCCGGTACTTGAACGGGCTCTCGATGTTCTGTTCATTCTGCATGCCGACCATGAACAGAACTGTTCCACAAGCTCCCTGCGGGCTGTCGCAAGTTCAGGAGTCGATCCGTTTTCAGCTATTGCTGCCGGTTGTGCAGCGCTCTACGGTCCGTTGCACGGCGGAGCGAACGAAGCGGTTATCCGGATGCTTATGAAGATCGGATCGATCGACAAAATACCGGAATTCATCCAATCGGTAAAAGACGGGGATGGCCGTCTGATGGGCTTTGGTCACAGGGTGTACAAGAATTACGATCCGAGAGCGAAGATTATCAAGGATATAGCATTCGAGGTGTTCGAGGAGACCGGCCGTAATCCGATGCTCGATATTGCGCTTGAACTTGAGAGAATCGCTCTTGAGGACGACTACTTTGTCAGCAGGAAACTCTATCCGAATGTCGATTTTTATTCCGGTCTTATTTATCAGGCGATGGGATTCCCCATGGATATGTTCCCGGTGCTGTTCGCAATAGGAAGAATTCCCGGATGGCTTGCCCAGTGGATCGAACATGTCAAGGACGACGAGCAGAAAATCGCCCGTCCCCGGCAGATCTATCTTGGTGAAGATGAGCGACAGTTCATCGCTATGGCAGATCGTCCGAAAACAAGGCTTGACGAGCAGATGGCAGGGATCTGCAGGCTTTAA
- a CDS encoding OmpA family protein: MKHQDSRSRSIFCRMGRILMFLPLFVLFLAGTDLSAADLPGSKDNPLLKRFAGSEIVGYHAKSFDEYELQTSTFIRYNFETRKRDYAKPPLKPEGRLTRIWYEAAGDTGSLEVYRNYLNELRSNGFVILYDSKKDPAATKWTNYLAPFGSVDLTTNRSKYVFFAAEKNAICVASAKKKRPEGDVYVYLTVIEWGKDDSVYKARRGAYAAVDIIETRPMQQKMVTVSADEMSRSITSTGKVSLYGIYFDTNKADIKPASKPALGEIAKLLKKQPAMKLHVVGHTDNAGGYEFNVSLSKRRADAVVGVLQKEYGIAPGRLTANGVAYLAPVASNAAEAGRAKNRRVELVPR, encoded by the coding sequence ATGAAACATCAGGATTCACGTTCGCGTTCCATATTCTGCCGGATGGGCAGGATTCTTATGTTTTTGCCGCTTTTTGTGCTTTTTTTGGCAGGAACGGATCTTTCAGCAGCCGATCTTCCGGGTTCGAAAGACAATCCGTTGCTGAAGCGGTTTGCCGGTTCGGAAATTGTCGGTTATCACGCAAAGAGCTTCGATGAATACGAGCTTCAGACCTCTACGTTCATTCGTTACAATTTCGAAACCAGAAAACGGGATTATGCAAAACCGCCGCTTAAACCGGAAGGCCGGCTGACGAGAATCTGGTACGAGGCGGCCGGAGATACCGGTTCGCTGGAAGTTTACCGGAATTATCTCAATGAACTGCGATCGAATGGCTTCGTCATTCTCTATGATTCCAAAAAAGATCCCGCGGCGACAAAATGGACGAACTACCTTGCTCCTTTCGGATCTGTCGATCTTACCACCAACAGAAGCAAGTATGTTTTTTTCGCTGCCGAGAAAAACGCTATCTGTGTTGCAAGCGCCAAAAAGAAGCGGCCTGAAGGGGATGTTTATGTTTATCTGACCGTTATCGAATGGGGAAAGGATGATTCGGTCTATAAGGCCAGACGCGGAGCCTATGCGGCGGTCGATATCATCGAAACCAGGCCAATGCAGCAGAAAATGGTTACGGTTTCTGCAGATGAAATGTCGCGCTCCATCACTTCGACCGGCAAGGTCTCTCTTTACGGCATTTATTTCGATACCAACAAGGCGGATATAAAACCGGCCTCGAAACCAGCTCTCGGGGAGATCGCAAAACTTTTGAAGAAACAGCCGGCAATGAAGCTTCATGTTGTAGGCCATACCGACAATGCCGGTGGCTACGAATTCAATGTATCGCTTTCGAAACGCAGGGCCGATGCAGTGGTCGGTGTGCTGCAGAAAGAGTATGGTATCGCTCCCGGTCGCCTGACCGCCAATGGTGTGGCCTATCTCGCTCCCGTTGCTTCCAATGCGGCTGAAGCCGGAAGGGCGAAAAACCGTCGCGTCGAACTGGTGCCGAGATAA
- a CDS encoding NYN domain-containing protein — translation MACDKSGRLAVLIDADNAQPAIIEGILSEIAQYGTASVRRIYGDWTSTALKSWKELLLQHSIQPIQQFGYTKGKNATDSAMIIDAMDLLYTGKFDGFCIVSSDSDFTKLASRLRESGLTVYGFGEKKTPSPFVSACDKFIYTELLRAKINDNEVIVKKTAAELKMDSKLVRLLRNAVESSSDESGWAHLATLGATIAKQLPEFDPRNYGYGKLGELIRATTLFEVSERLIGEGPSKAVYVRDKRKKNEI, via the coding sequence ATGGCTTGTGATAAATCAGGACGGCTTGCTGTGCTTATCGATGCCGACAACGCACAACCTGCGATCATAGAGGGAATTCTTTCCGAGATCGCCCAATATGGCACGGCGAGTGTCCGGAGGATTTATGGAGATTGGACCTCCACGGCACTGAAAAGCTGGAAAGAGCTGCTGCTGCAGCACTCGATACAGCCCATTCAGCAGTTCGGCTATACCAAAGGCAAGAACGCTACCGACAGCGCAATGATCATCGACGCCATGGACCTGCTCTATACAGGAAAATTCGATGGTTTCTGCATTGTCTCCAGCGATAGCGACTTCACGAAACTCGCATCGCGGTTGCGGGAGTCCGGACTGACCGTCTATGGTTTCGGAGAGAAGAAGACCCCTTCGCCCTTTGTATCGGCATGCGACAAGTTCATCTATACCGAACTGCTGCGAGCGAAGATCAACGACAATGAAGTGATCGTTAAAAAAACCGCTGCCGAACTGAAAATGGACAGCAAGCTGGTACGGCTGCTCCGAAATGCAGTAGAGTCATCTTCCGACGAGAGCGGGTGGGCACATCTGGCGACCCTCGGTGCGACCATTGCCAAACAGTTGCCCGAATTCGATCCCCGAAACTACGGATACGGTAAACTCGGAGAGCTGATACGGGCAACGACGTTGTTCGAGGTAAGCGAGCGGTTGATAGGAGAGGGACCTTCAAAAGCTGTCTATGTCAGGGATAAACGCAAAAAAAACGAAATATGA
- a CDS encoding heavy-metal-associated domain-containing protein, which produces MQKEFVVTGMRCSSCENLVKEALEELYGVEEVRVSHSEGVVAVSYEPSMVSSAAMIAVIEEQGFKVVS; this is translated from the coding sequence ATGCAGAAAGAGTTTGTCGTTACCGGTATGCGGTGTTCCTCTTGCGAAAATCTCGTAAAAGAGGCACTTGAAGAACTTTATGGGGTTGAAGAGGTACGGGTTTCGCATTCCGAAGGGGTTGTCGCGGTTTCGTACGAACCCTCCATGGTCAGCAGTGCTGCGATGATCGCGGTTATCGAGGAGCAGGGGTTCAAGGTGGTCTCATAA
- a CDS encoding tetratricopeptide repeat protein: MIHVRKHFGSILKTLALPVLLGGMTVFSSCASPSSKEIDNLQQQVWKNSGDADAWFRLGNAFARNEQYRKASEAYREALSIDPEKEQLLAALGAASFNQGNYREALVYFTKYQALAPDDSLRNYDIGNVLLQMREYDKAIAAYRRAIENSVSFDEAYYNLGVCYARTGRAAEAEEIYELLVKKNNYLAVSLKNHFKSADSARQKAPKP; encoded by the coding sequence ATGATTCATGTACGAAAACATTTCGGAAGCATCCTGAAAACTCTTGCCCTTCCGGTTCTGCTTGGAGGTATGACGGTTTTTTCTTCCTGCGCCAGCCCGTCTTCAAAGGAAATCGACAACCTGCAGCAGCAGGTCTGGAAAAACTCAGGCGATGCCGACGCATGGTTCCGTCTCGGCAATGCCTTTGCGAGAAACGAACAGTACCGCAAAGCCTCGGAAGCCTATCGTGAGGCGCTCTCGATCGATCCCGAAAAAGAACAGCTCCTCGCCGCTCTTGGAGCCGCCAGCTTCAATCAGGGCAACTACCGGGAGGCTCTCGTCTATTTCACGAAATACCAGGCACTTGCCCCGGACGACTCGCTGAGAAACTACGATATTGGCAATGTGCTCCTGCAGATGCGGGAGTACGACAAAGCCATTGCGGCATACAGAAGGGCCATTGAAAACAGCGTCTCTTTTGATGAGGCCTACTACAATCTGGGCGTCTGCTACGCCCGCACCGGAAGAGCGGCTGAAGCCGAAGAAATTTATGAGTTGCTTGTTAAGAAAAACAATTATCTTGCCGTCTCTCTGAAAAACCATTTCAAGAGTGCGGATTCCGCACGGCAGAAGGCTCCGAAACCGTAA
- a CDS encoding isochorismate synthase, translating into MLMREQQNIIIPEQEPLPIDRAVAALRKAIQAYDPSAVNRSPALSIFRQRVLPADPLIWLFRQRVFPRVFWMNREKDCTLAGIGSADWIRHEAEGSNSDSFDLLVRTLSEKDPAVRYIGGFRFNNMESQDETWSAFPSFSFVLPLVLYAEERDGSWLSCHLFVKEGEDSGRKKTVLLQTLEALDLKADAAIPEMPLLKQASCIPDRKLWVEGCRKALGLFASGEMDKIMLARRTVLEFGSSFSPLLYLIRYPYPRNATFRFCYEPMENHAFISFTPERLYRRDGQMILTEALAGTCLKESMNGNDFHASEILLNSEKDIREHGFVKEAIFRALQPVSSSFEMEQNLRVLQLNRLAHLYTCCKATLKPEYSSDSTVLSVLHPTPAVGGVPKNEAMQHILDLEPFCRGWYAAPVGWISRDSAEFAVGIRSALVSEEFTNLYSGAGLVEGSDPDLEWDEIEQKIGDLMAIARGSHE; encoded by the coding sequence ATGCTTATGCGTGAACAGCAGAACATCATCATACCTGAACAGGAACCCCTGCCGATTGACCGGGCTGTAGCCGCCCTGCGGAAGGCGATACAAGCTTATGATCCCTCCGCAGTCAACAGAAGTCCGGCACTGAGTATCTTCCGTCAGCGGGTTCTGCCGGCTGACCCCCTTATCTGGCTTTTCCGGCAGAGAGTCTTTCCCAGGGTATTCTGGATGAACCGGGAGAAAGACTGCACCCTCGCGGGCATCGGTTCTGCCGACTGGATACGGCACGAAGCGGAAGGCTCGAACAGCGACAGCTTCGACCTCCTTGTGCGCACACTCTCGGAAAAAGATCCTGCCGTCCGTTATATTGGCGGATTCCGTTTCAATAATATGGAAAGTCAGGACGAAACGTGGAGTGCCTTCCCGTCATTCTCCTTCGTGCTCCCCCTCGTCCTGTATGCAGAAGAGAGAGACGGCTCCTGGTTGAGCTGCCACCTCTTCGTGAAAGAGGGCGAAGATAGCGGCAGAAAAAAAACCGTGCTGCTGCAAACGCTCGAAGCCCTCGATCTCAAAGCTGACGCCGCTATCCCGGAAATGCCGCTCCTGAAACAGGCCTCCTGTATTCCTGACCGGAAACTCTGGGTTGAAGGGTGCCGTAAAGCCCTGGGACTGTTTGCATCCGGCGAAATGGACAAAATCATGCTGGCCCGAAGAACCGTTCTCGAGTTCGGCAGCAGTTTTTCTCCGCTGCTCTACCTGATCCGCTACCCTTATCCCCGGAATGCGACATTCCGGTTCTGTTATGAGCCGATGGAAAATCATGCGTTCATCAGCTTTACGCCCGAACGCCTCTACCGGCGGGACGGGCAGATGATTCTCACCGAAGCCCTGGCGGGAACCTGTCTGAAAGAGAGCATGAACGGCAACGATTTTCACGCCTCGGAAATACTGCTCAACTCTGAAAAAGATATCAGGGAACACGGCTTTGTAAAAGAAGCCATATTCAGGGCGCTGCAGCCGGTTTCAAGCTCCTTTGAAATGGAGCAGAATCTCCGGGTACTGCAGCTGAACCGCCTGGCCCATCTCTATACCTGCTGTAAGGCAACCCTGAAACCGGAGTACAGCAGCGACAGTACCGTCCTCTCGGTACTGCACCCGACCCCTGCTGTCGGCGGCGTGCCAAAAAACGAAGCGATGCAGCATATTCTGGATCTCGAACCGTTCTGCCGGGGCTGGTATGCCGCTCCCGTCGGATGGATCAGCCGCGACAGCGCCGAGTTTGCTGTCGGTATCCGTTCAGCTCTGGTTTCTGAGGAGTTCACGAACCTTTACTCCGGAGCCGGTCTGGTCGAAGGTTCGGATCCCGACCTCGAGTGGGATGAGATAGAACAGAAAATCGGCGACCTTATGGCTATTGCGAGGGGTTCCCATGAATAA
- the menD gene encoding 2-succinyl-5-enolpyruvyl-6-hydroxy-3-cyclohexene-1-carboxylic-acid synthase yields the protein MNNREITSLWSRIIIEELVRLGAGFFCISPGSRSTPLTVAAARHPEAAWKMFPDERSAGFFALGYARATQKPAVLICTSGTAVANYYPAVVEASMDCQPMLILSADRPFELLETGANQTIQQFGIFGGYSRWNFRLPEPSSDVPLRSVITAIDHAVSSATGSLPGPVHINVPFREPFEPLDPDLHDPWLAPVSEWIDTSTPLCRTLSQERVPNRESISSLRKIIAESKLPFMIAGRLNNRSDSLAVGNLARSLNIPLYADLSSGLRLDSSFNPLQLAFQSSQFPERFRPDTVIHFGGPLVARQPSAAVRMWNPRNHIVIKPHANRFGPDHNITLSIEASPALIAEALLGCRTPLPSGCQPLPEPFFQQAKAEIDICCLPDHPVSEISAARIVSSLVTPESGLFLSNSMPVRDMDLYASPSASRPFMTGMNRGASGIDGIISTAAGFAKGLRKPVTLMIGDIAFLHDLNALSLLPSLQVPLCIVVLNNNGGGIFSFLPVASEKDVFETCFATPQSYSIKAAAETFGIESSRPATNRDFEECCRKAAESDRCSIIEVKGNRRNNVELHRTLQSKITALGASYLSR from the coding sequence ATGAATAACCGGGAAATCACCTCGCTCTGGAGCCGCATCATCATAGAAGAGCTCGTTCGTCTCGGCGCAGGCTTTTTCTGCATCTCTCCGGGCTCCCGCTCAACTCCCCTCACGGTCGCTGCGGCACGCCACCCCGAAGCTGCGTGGAAAATGTTTCCTGACGAACGCTCCGCCGGCTTTTTCGCGCTCGGCTATGCCCGTGCCACCCAAAAACCTGCCGTGCTGATCTGTACGTCAGGCACTGCCGTAGCCAACTACTATCCTGCAGTCGTTGAAGCGTCGATGGACTGTCAGCCCATGCTGATCCTTTCCGCCGACAGACCGTTCGAACTGCTCGAAACCGGCGCGAACCAGACCATTCAGCAGTTCGGCATATTCGGCGGTTACAGCCGCTGGAACTTCAGACTTCCGGAACCCTCGTCAGACGTTCCTCTCCGCTCGGTCATCACGGCAATCGATCATGCCGTTTCATCGGCAACCGGCTCGCTCCCCGGACCGGTACATATCAATGTCCCTTTCAGGGAGCCTTTCGAGCCGCTCGATCCCGACCTCCATGATCCCTGGCTTGCCCCGGTTTCGGAGTGGATCGACACGTCGACTCCGCTCTGCCGAACCCTGAGCCAGGAACGTGTACCGAACCGCGAGAGCATTTCATCGCTCCGAAAAATTATTGCCGAATCGAAACTTCCGTTCATGATTGCCGGCAGACTGAACAACCGTTCCGACTCCCTTGCCGTAGGCAACCTGGCCCGGTCGCTCAACATTCCGCTCTATGCGGATCTCTCTTCGGGACTGCGGCTCGACAGCTCTTTCAATCCATTGCAGCTGGCCTTTCAATCCTCGCAGTTTCCGGAAAGATTCCGGCCCGATACGGTCATTCATTTCGGAGGGCCGCTCGTTGCCCGGCAACCATCGGCAGCAGTCAGAATGTGGAATCCCCGTAACCACATTGTCATCAAACCGCATGCCAACCGTTTCGGCCCTGACCACAATATCACACTCAGCATCGAAGCCTCACCCGCTCTGATTGCCGAAGCTCTCCTCGGCTGCCGCACCCCGCTCCCTTCCGGCTGCCAGCCGCTGCCGGAACCTTTTTTTCAGCAGGCAAAGGCTGAAATCGACATCTGCTGCCTGCCCGATCATCCGGTTTCGGAAATTTCAGCAGCGAGGATAGTCTCTTCGCTCGTCACCCCGGAATCGGGACTCTTTCTTTCAAACAGTATGCCGGTGAGAGATATGGATCTCTATGCTTCACCGTCCGCTTCCCGGCCGTTCATGACCGGCATGAACCGGGGAGCAAGCGGTATCGACGGCATTATCTCTACCGCGGCAGGATTCGCGAAGGGACTCCGGAAGCCGGTAACCCTTATGATAGGCGATATCGCCTTCCTGCACGATCTCAATGCGCTCAGCCTGCTGCCGTCACTTCAGGTTCCGTTATGCATTGTTGTTTTGAACAACAACGGGGGGGGAATTTTTTCCTTTCTCCCCGTCGCCTCGGAAAAGGATGTGTTTGAAACCTGTTTCGCCACCCCCCAGAGCTACAGCATCAAAGCCGCTGCGGAGACATTCGGTATAGAAAGCAGCAGACCGGCGACAAACCGCGACTTCGAGGAGTGCTGCAGAAAAGCTGCAGAGAGCGACCGCTGTTCCATCATCGAAGTGAAAGGAAACCGCCGGAACAATGTAGAGCTGCATCGTACCCTTCAATCGAAGATCACCGCTCTCGGCGCAAGCTATCTCTCACGATAA